Proteins found in one Phycodurus eques isolate BA_2022a chromosome 18, UOR_Pequ_1.1, whole genome shotgun sequence genomic segment:
- the casp8ap2 gene encoding CASP8-associated protein 2 isoform X1 — translation MESTGNDTAHVFAVSEDSVDIYDDLDLNNFSTSEKSSPNPSQLKESMDLYEEIVTEEQQGRESSYTELKSRFQAAQHQIKELHRRLQQMEIQNTGLNTENNHLKKNISALLRTARQEVMRKDAVIQRLNQASGKGHCHHSRVNNLHDQNFSSQALTISMSRTPKSKTPSPSRHSSPPRASSSSRDSSLPKVHLRPPKRENNSPNNKASASCIVTRVSSYSHSKGSSSGHCLVPDKRNELSISNSVISSTTRHRGSDKHKTKNREEQCQKLDTQDRKHRTSSAHRNSYTIEKDRSHKLDKDTRRRHDSRTTCKSRDSKNVDGYCRSERSKSPPINNLHSQGSSDACRGRTRERRHEIPRLDSPHSTRHCYTKDYSRHCGKIKITDEHSSSQMENSDSKERKRSSTNQQVESCGDFSKERQWDRLSKTYQWKGDRQHKEMTSRQRRNTTSERSRLDEKQPSEESHNGKCNAVNTERQGKIVKTSVKEPVEENSQNRKLCFMETLNLTLSPIKKPVPNNTSQGGLTDLNHIFEEGPDDSLQAHMHVIDQIDDNELHANLEELPPDSVATSEKLRVKDVLEKDTSHGEARLAGQQAEGTSAQTISSSQSSDSAVNCMAADDTPKAQDNTSLTEKDGNDEAKTKLSPDSQLDSYEQPDVTGYGSSIFGNIKGKQTSSLLQKVDCASNKYQCNAASFENISKRQIPGTISLDKAMEYAGTPRDPFLPEDRIETNPGSHQTYPITLPRDSQPGANHPSFSSPPNEKDACCAHDDFKDADAVSSTICLELVPQQGLSLPETKYVLVNKDNNGSSNSAADPSSSAGCIGVSKVSSTTEEIALLKSDCEVSVTPKKNPCENSHAKKVEASSSVLLLHDEDSMMRTLCHLERIPDAISPLRSPIHQMKTSHLVVHGKPGHVKSLQKEFSNTADEANSKKLDLNKENKYPACPLKYGKLSELPSNLSDTEREEGNILSGGEESHTPPNATKSVKVAEKRRNKEKVVERKSEAMCFASKEMTTTGSVSTQSPGSKSRFKTVCPTSAKAPFSTIEEVMEMFTSVRLEIRKKYMKLHKTFPKKSFFGVMENFRESFVECVDGAHFGHICCQAMELKSKLKVIIASVFNKVADNGIVKRIFDQQAVDLKQKLWVFVDKQVDFLLKDIYMTLKSLCRPPTTEEKMSSERLLSLPNGKTQSQQKDSKGTPSTQKQMKSFAPPYETGLGSRGKDIRITHAEKENNCAHTQNYGDTYPGVDCLSPKKPLVSGKLKMASLVAPQSTSVLDKSDFELLTEQQTTSLTFNLVRDSQMGEIFKCLLQGSDLLETSGITGESTSWTLGTPKKNGERLISITTPNKFDSQSTFFSPTKFDTPSKLIATWSSISPWEMSPRPKDQVRPNPALLDESCLLEVPSENQATPQSSFLSQRDYSILTEDLAVSLTIPSPLKSDSHLSFLQPSGITTVSTPDSVISAHISEDALLDGEDATEQDIHLTLDTDNSSLESSNSVASQAAVNTFVLKPELPMQALVMEKSNDHFIVKIRQGTRQTDTNESLRQTLTEKDHNAEDVEAQESQAKYLFDKINKHTQPCNVMPAKYLSDLSEDPVMCQDETNAVGSTEDHLRLKEEPSHSDHMPTHSKARVTEDLNNVADSPKAIFKMTPSKGTFLQSCNLSFGQNIKASPLCVTLPNDESPSPTFHMEKHSPNPLCPSEAIPSDSQPSTVQGNSESSKTNQISHVASNLSDSQSEMETSRSDKMAEDTSRETGQDKKDYEKSKKRKKHHEQSKAKRSRKDDEKHMEHHAPFSFKKDVDSKSLPSSPNSLSAMNVVKKKGALVIAWTRDEDRAILVDLKTKGASRKTFAALSDKLKKPSEQVAQRFYHLMKLFKKQGTLNT, via the exons TTGAAGTCCCGATTCCAAGCAGCCCAGCACCAAATTAAAGAGTTGCACAGAAGACTTCAGCAGATGGAGATACAG aacacCGGGCTGAACACTGAGAACAATCACCTCAAAAAGAATATCTCTGCGCTTTTACGGACAGCCAGACAAGAGGTTATGCGAAAGGATGCTGTAATACAAAGGCTGAACCAGGC GTCAGGGAAAGGTCACTGTCATCATTCTAGAGTGAATAATCTTCATGATCAAAACTTCTCCAGTCAGGCCCTCACTATCTCCATGAGTAGAACTCCAAAATCTAAAACGCCCAGTCCTTCCAGGCATTCTTCTCCTCCTcgagcatcatcatcatcaagggATAGTAGTCttccaaaggttcaccttcgaCCACCCAAAAGGGAAAATAATAGTCCTAACAACAAGGCCAGTGCCTCTTGCATTGTGACAAGAGTCTCTTCTTATAGCCATTCCAAAGGTTCCTCAAGTGGACATTGTCTAGTGCCTGACAAACGGAATGAGCTTTCTATCAGCAATTCTGTCATTAGTTCGACAACCCGGCATCGAGGGTCAGATAagcacaaaaccaaaaacagagAGGAACAATGTCAGAAACTTGATACCCAAGACAGGAAGCACAGAACTAGTTCAGCTCATAGGAACAGTTATACCATTGAAAAGGACAGGTCTCATAAATTAGACAAAGACACTAGAAGAAGACATGACTCCAGGACGACATGTAAAAGCAGGGACAGCAAAAATGTAGATGGATATTGCAGATCGGAAAGGAGTAAAAGCCCTCCAATAAATAATTTGCATTCACAAGGTTCCTCGGATGCCTGTAGAGGGAGAACTAGAGAAAGGAGACATGAAATACCCCGCCTTGATTCTCCACATTCAACTCGTCATTGCTATACGAAGGACTACAGTCGACATTGTGGAAAAATCAAGATTACTGATGAGCATTCCAGTTCACAGATGGAAAATTCTGACTCAAAAGAACGGAAGAGATCTTCAACAAATCAGCAAGTAGAAAGCTGCGGTGATTTTTCCAAAGAGAGGCAATGGGATAGGCTTTCAAAAACATACCAGTGGAAGggagacagacaacataaaGAAATGACCAGTAGGCAGAGAAGGAATACTACATCTGAAAGAAGTAGACTAGATGAAAAACAGCCATCAGAAGAATCCCACAATGGCAAATGCAATGCCGTTAATACAGAAAGACAAggaaaaattgtgaaaacatCAGTCAAGGAACCAGTGGAGGAAAATAGTCAAAACAGGAAACTGTGCTTCATGGAAACACTAAATTTAACCCTCTCACCAATTAAAAAGCCAGTACCCAACAACACCAGCCAGGGTGGACTCACTGACTTGAATCACATATTTGAAGAAGGCCCAGATGATAGTTTGCAAGCTCATATGCACGTGATTGATCAAATCGACGACAATGAATTACATGCTAATCTGGAAGAGTTGCCTCCAGATTCTGTTGCAACTTCAGAAAAGTTGCGAGTGAAAGATGTCCTGGAAAAAGACACAAGCCATGGTGAAGCCCGTTTAGCTGGTCAGCAAGCAGAAGGCACTTCTGCCCAAACTATTTCATCCAGCCAATCCTCAGATTCAGCAGTGAATTGCATGGCTGCAGATGACACACCTAAAGCACAAGATAATACTTCTCTAACAGAAAAAGATGGGAACGatgaggccaaaacaaaattgAGTCCAGACAGCCAATTGGATTCATATGAGCAACCAGATGTAACTGGTTATGGTAGTAGCATATTTGGAAACATTAAAGGTAAACAGACAAGCAGCCTTTTACAAAAAGTAGACTGTGCAAGCAACAAATATCAGTGTAATGCTgcttcatttgaaaacatttccaaaagaCAAATTCCTGGCACCATCTCTCTAGATAAGGCGATGGAATATGCAGGCACACCAAGGGATCCATTTCTCCCTGAAGACCGTATCGAGACTAATCCAGGAAGTCACCAAACTTATCCCATCACCCTACCTCGTGACTCTCAACCAGGAGCGAATCATCCTTCGTTTTCCAGTCCCCCCAATGAGAAGGACGCATGTTGTGCTCATGATGATTTCAAAGATGCAGATGCTGTATCCAGTACTATATGTCTGGAATTGGTTCCTCAACAGGGCCTTAGTTTGCCTGAGACAAAGTATGTTTTAGTGAATAAGGATAACAATGGCAGCTCAAACAGTGCAGCTGACCCGAGCTCATCCGCTGGCTGTATTGGCGTGTCAAAGGTCAGCAGCACAACAGAAGAAATTGCTCTCCTAAAAAGTGATTGTGAAGTCTCTGTCACACCAAAGAAAAACCCTTGCGAAAATAGCCATGCAAAAAAGGTTGAGGCTTCCAGTTCAGTGCTGTTACTTCATGATGAGGACTCCATGATGCGCACACTTTGCCATCTCGAGAGAATCCCAGATGCAATCAGCCCTTTAAGGAGTCCAATCCACCAAATGAAGACCAGTCATCTCGTTGTTCATGGAAAGCCCGGGCATGTCAAAAGCCTACAAAAAG AGTTCTCAAATACAGCTGATGAAGCCAACTCAAAGAAATTGGacttaaacaaagaaaacaaatatccaGCTTGTCctttaaaatatggaaaattATCAGAACTGCCGTCAAATCTTTCTGACACTGAACGAGAGGAAGGGAACATTTTAAGTGGTGGTGAGGAGTCGCATACACCCCCTAATGCAACCAAGAGCGTTAAGGTTGCAGAAAAACgcagaaataaagaaaaagttgTGGAGAGGAAATCAGAAGCAATGTGTTTTGCTTCAAAAGAAATGACTACAACAGGAAGTGTATCAACGCAAAGTCCAGGTAGTAAGAGCCGTTTTAAAACCGTTTGCCCAACATCAGCCAAAGCTCCTTTTTCAACAATAGAAGAAGTCATGGAAATGTTCACATCGGTTCGCTTGGAAATACGTAAAAAATACATGAAGCTTCACAAAACCTTTCCAAAGAAGAGTTTCTTTGGTGTAATGGAGAATTTCAGAGAGTCATTTGTGGAATGTGTGGATGGAGCCCATTTTGGTCATATATGCTGTCAGGCAATGGAGCTGAAATCAAAGCTGAAAGTAATAATTGCATCTGTGTTTAACAAAGTAGCAGACAATGGTATTGTAAAACGTATCTTTGACCAACAAGCTGTTGATCTGAAACAAAAGTTGTGGGTCTTTGTAGATAAGCAAGTTGACttcttgctcaaggacatttATATGACACTGAAGAGCCTGTGTAGACCACCTACAACTGAAGAAAAGATGTCCAGTGAAAGACTTTTAAGCTTGCCAAATGGGAAAACACAATCTCAACAAAAAGATTCAAAAGGTACTCCAAGCACCCAGAAACAAATGAAATCCTTTGCTCCGCCTTATGAAACAGGCCTTGGTAGCAGAGGCAAAGATATAAGAATTACTCatgcagaaaaagaaaacaattgtgcaCATACACAGAATTATGGCGATACTTATCCAGGAGTGGACTGTCTTTCTCCTAAAAAGCCTTTGGTGTCAGGGAAACTGAAAATGGCTTCTTTGGTGGCCCCTCAAAGCACATCTGTGCTTGACAAAAGTGACTTTGAACTACTCACAGAGCAGCAAACTACCAGTTTAACGTTCAACCTGGTAAGAGATTCTCAAATGGGAGAAATATTTAAGTGTCTCCTGCAAGGATCGGACTTACTTGaaaccagtggaataacagGAGAGAGCACATCATGGACTCTTGGTACTCCAAAGAAGAATGGAGAAAGACTCATCAGCATTACAACTCCAAATAAATTCGACTCTCAgtctacttttttttccccaaccaaATTTGATACTCCCTCCAAACTTATCGCTACATGGTCTAGTATTTCACCTTGGGAGATGTCACCACGGCCCAAAGATCAGGTCAGACCAAACCCAGCTCTACTTGATGAAAGCTGCTTATTAGAGGTTCCATCAGAGAATCAAGCAACACCGCAGTCCAGCTTCTTGTCACAGAGGGATTATTCTATTCTCACTGAAGATCTAGCAGTGTCCCTTACTATTCCATCACCTCTCAAGTCTGACAGCCACCTGAGCTTTCTCCAACCGTCTGGCATAACTACCGTATCCACCCCAGACAGTGTCATCAGTGCTCACATTAGTGAGGATGCTCTACTAGATGGTGAAGATGCTACTGAACAAGACATTCATCTGACCCTTGACACAGACAACTCTAGCCTTGAGTCTAGCAACAGTGTGGCCTCACAAGCAGCTGTGAATACTTTTGTGTTGAAGCCAGAATTGCCCATGCAGGCACTAGTGATGGAAAAGTCCAACGATCATTTCATTGTGAAGATTCGTCAGGGCACTAGACAGACAGATACAAATGAGAGCTTACGTCAAACACTAACAGAAAAAGATCATAATGCAGAAGATGTGGAAGCTCAGGAAAGCCAAGCAAAATATTTGTTCGACAAGATTAATAAACATACTCAGCCTTGCAATGTCATGCCTGCAAAATACCTCTCTGACCTTTCGGAAGACCCTGTAATGTGTCAAGATGAGACGAATGCTGTTGGTTCAACAGAAGATCATTTGAGACTCAAAGAAGAACCTTCACACTCAGACCATATGCCAACTCACTCAAAAGCTCGTGTGACCGAGGACTTAAACAATGTTGCTGATTCTCCAAaagctatttttaaaatgactccTTCCAAGGGAACTTTTCTTCAAAGCTGTAACCTTTCATTTGGGCAGAACATCAAAGCATCTCCTCTCTGTGTTACACTCCCGAATGATGAAAGCCCAAGTCCCACATTCCACATGGAGAAGCACAGTCCAAATCCCCTGTGTCCATCAGAAGCTATTCCTTCTGATTCACAGCCCAGTACTGTGCAAGGCAATAGTGAAAGCTCAAAAACAAATCAGATAAGCCATGTAGCTTCAAACCTTTCAGACTCGCAGAGTGAAATGGAGACATCAAGGTCAGACAAAATGGCGGAGGACACAAGTAGAGAGACAGGACAAGACAAAAAGGATtatgagaaaagtaaaaaacGGAAAAAGCACCATGAACAATCAAAAGCAAAGCGTTCAAGAAAAGATGACGAGAAACATATGGAACACCACGCACCCTTCAGCTTCAAAAAGGATGTTGACTCAAAATCCTTACCTTCATCCCCAAATAGTTTGTCTGCCATGAACGTCGTCAAGAAAAAGGGAGCTTTGGTCATAGCATGGACCAG AGATGAAGATCGAGCCATTCTTGTTGACctgaaaacaaaaggtgcttcACGCAAAACATTTGCTGCCTTGTCAGATAAGCTGAAGAAACCATCAGAGCAG GTTGCTCAGAGGTTTTACCATCTTATGAAGCTCTTCAAGAAGCAGGGAACTTTGAATACCTGA
- the casp8ap2 gene encoding CASP8-associated protein 2 isoform X2, producing the protein MDLYEEIVTEEQQGRESSYTELKSRFQAAQHQIKELHRRLQQMEIQNTGLNTENNHLKKNISALLRTARQEVMRKDAVIQRLNQASGKGHCHHSRVNNLHDQNFSSQALTISMSRTPKSKTPSPSRHSSPPRASSSSRDSSLPKVHLRPPKRENNSPNNKASASCIVTRVSSYSHSKGSSSGHCLVPDKRNELSISNSVISSTTRHRGSDKHKTKNREEQCQKLDTQDRKHRTSSAHRNSYTIEKDRSHKLDKDTRRRHDSRTTCKSRDSKNVDGYCRSERSKSPPINNLHSQGSSDACRGRTRERRHEIPRLDSPHSTRHCYTKDYSRHCGKIKITDEHSSSQMENSDSKERKRSSTNQQVESCGDFSKERQWDRLSKTYQWKGDRQHKEMTSRQRRNTTSERSRLDEKQPSEESHNGKCNAVNTERQGKIVKTSVKEPVEENSQNRKLCFMETLNLTLSPIKKPVPNNTSQGGLTDLNHIFEEGPDDSLQAHMHVIDQIDDNELHANLEELPPDSVATSEKLRVKDVLEKDTSHGEARLAGQQAEGTSAQTISSSQSSDSAVNCMAADDTPKAQDNTSLTEKDGNDEAKTKLSPDSQLDSYEQPDVTGYGSSIFGNIKGKQTSSLLQKVDCASNKYQCNAASFENISKRQIPGTISLDKAMEYAGTPRDPFLPEDRIETNPGSHQTYPITLPRDSQPGANHPSFSSPPNEKDACCAHDDFKDADAVSSTICLELVPQQGLSLPETKYVLVNKDNNGSSNSAADPSSSAGCIGVSKVSSTTEEIALLKSDCEVSVTPKKNPCENSHAKKVEASSSVLLLHDEDSMMRTLCHLERIPDAISPLRSPIHQMKTSHLVVHGKPGHVKSLQKEFSNTADEANSKKLDLNKENKYPACPLKYGKLSELPSNLSDTEREEGNILSGGEESHTPPNATKSVKVAEKRRNKEKVVERKSEAMCFASKEMTTTGSVSTQSPGSKSRFKTVCPTSAKAPFSTIEEVMEMFTSVRLEIRKKYMKLHKTFPKKSFFGVMENFRESFVECVDGAHFGHICCQAMELKSKLKVIIASVFNKVADNGIVKRIFDQQAVDLKQKLWVFVDKQVDFLLKDIYMTLKSLCRPPTTEEKMSSERLLSLPNGKTQSQQKDSKGTPSTQKQMKSFAPPYETGLGSRGKDIRITHAEKENNCAHTQNYGDTYPGVDCLSPKKPLVSGKLKMASLVAPQSTSVLDKSDFELLTEQQTTSLTFNLVRDSQMGEIFKCLLQGSDLLETSGITGESTSWTLGTPKKNGERLISITTPNKFDSQSTFFSPTKFDTPSKLIATWSSISPWEMSPRPKDQVRPNPALLDESCLLEVPSENQATPQSSFLSQRDYSILTEDLAVSLTIPSPLKSDSHLSFLQPSGITTVSTPDSVISAHISEDALLDGEDATEQDIHLTLDTDNSSLESSNSVASQAAVNTFVLKPELPMQALVMEKSNDHFIVKIRQGTRQTDTNESLRQTLTEKDHNAEDVEAQESQAKYLFDKINKHTQPCNVMPAKYLSDLSEDPVMCQDETNAVGSTEDHLRLKEEPSHSDHMPTHSKARVTEDLNNVADSPKAIFKMTPSKGTFLQSCNLSFGQNIKASPLCVTLPNDESPSPTFHMEKHSPNPLCPSEAIPSDSQPSTVQGNSESSKTNQISHVASNLSDSQSEMETSRSDKMAEDTSRETGQDKKDYEKSKKRKKHHEQSKAKRSRKDDEKHMEHHAPFSFKKDVDSKSLPSSPNSLSAMNVVKKKGALVIAWTRDEDRAILVDLKTKGASRKTFAALSDKLKKPSEQVAQRFYHLMKLFKKQGTLNT; encoded by the exons TTGAAGTCCCGATTCCAAGCAGCCCAGCACCAAATTAAAGAGTTGCACAGAAGACTTCAGCAGATGGAGATACAG aacacCGGGCTGAACACTGAGAACAATCACCTCAAAAAGAATATCTCTGCGCTTTTACGGACAGCCAGACAAGAGGTTATGCGAAAGGATGCTGTAATACAAAGGCTGAACCAGGC GTCAGGGAAAGGTCACTGTCATCATTCTAGAGTGAATAATCTTCATGATCAAAACTTCTCCAGTCAGGCCCTCACTATCTCCATGAGTAGAACTCCAAAATCTAAAACGCCCAGTCCTTCCAGGCATTCTTCTCCTCCTcgagcatcatcatcatcaagggATAGTAGTCttccaaaggttcaccttcgaCCACCCAAAAGGGAAAATAATAGTCCTAACAACAAGGCCAGTGCCTCTTGCATTGTGACAAGAGTCTCTTCTTATAGCCATTCCAAAGGTTCCTCAAGTGGACATTGTCTAGTGCCTGACAAACGGAATGAGCTTTCTATCAGCAATTCTGTCATTAGTTCGACAACCCGGCATCGAGGGTCAGATAagcacaaaaccaaaaacagagAGGAACAATGTCAGAAACTTGATACCCAAGACAGGAAGCACAGAACTAGTTCAGCTCATAGGAACAGTTATACCATTGAAAAGGACAGGTCTCATAAATTAGACAAAGACACTAGAAGAAGACATGACTCCAGGACGACATGTAAAAGCAGGGACAGCAAAAATGTAGATGGATATTGCAGATCGGAAAGGAGTAAAAGCCCTCCAATAAATAATTTGCATTCACAAGGTTCCTCGGATGCCTGTAGAGGGAGAACTAGAGAAAGGAGACATGAAATACCCCGCCTTGATTCTCCACATTCAACTCGTCATTGCTATACGAAGGACTACAGTCGACATTGTGGAAAAATCAAGATTACTGATGAGCATTCCAGTTCACAGATGGAAAATTCTGACTCAAAAGAACGGAAGAGATCTTCAACAAATCAGCAAGTAGAAAGCTGCGGTGATTTTTCCAAAGAGAGGCAATGGGATAGGCTTTCAAAAACATACCAGTGGAAGggagacagacaacataaaGAAATGACCAGTAGGCAGAGAAGGAATACTACATCTGAAAGAAGTAGACTAGATGAAAAACAGCCATCAGAAGAATCCCACAATGGCAAATGCAATGCCGTTAATACAGAAAGACAAggaaaaattgtgaaaacatCAGTCAAGGAACCAGTGGAGGAAAATAGTCAAAACAGGAAACTGTGCTTCATGGAAACACTAAATTTAACCCTCTCACCAATTAAAAAGCCAGTACCCAACAACACCAGCCAGGGTGGACTCACTGACTTGAATCACATATTTGAAGAAGGCCCAGATGATAGTTTGCAAGCTCATATGCACGTGATTGATCAAATCGACGACAATGAATTACATGCTAATCTGGAAGAGTTGCCTCCAGATTCTGTTGCAACTTCAGAAAAGTTGCGAGTGAAAGATGTCCTGGAAAAAGACACAAGCCATGGTGAAGCCCGTTTAGCTGGTCAGCAAGCAGAAGGCACTTCTGCCCAAACTATTTCATCCAGCCAATCCTCAGATTCAGCAGTGAATTGCATGGCTGCAGATGACACACCTAAAGCACAAGATAATACTTCTCTAACAGAAAAAGATGGGAACGatgaggccaaaacaaaattgAGTCCAGACAGCCAATTGGATTCATATGAGCAACCAGATGTAACTGGTTATGGTAGTAGCATATTTGGAAACATTAAAGGTAAACAGACAAGCAGCCTTTTACAAAAAGTAGACTGTGCAAGCAACAAATATCAGTGTAATGCTgcttcatttgaaaacatttccaaaagaCAAATTCCTGGCACCATCTCTCTAGATAAGGCGATGGAATATGCAGGCACACCAAGGGATCCATTTCTCCCTGAAGACCGTATCGAGACTAATCCAGGAAGTCACCAAACTTATCCCATCACCCTACCTCGTGACTCTCAACCAGGAGCGAATCATCCTTCGTTTTCCAGTCCCCCCAATGAGAAGGACGCATGTTGTGCTCATGATGATTTCAAAGATGCAGATGCTGTATCCAGTACTATATGTCTGGAATTGGTTCCTCAACAGGGCCTTAGTTTGCCTGAGACAAAGTATGTTTTAGTGAATAAGGATAACAATGGCAGCTCAAACAGTGCAGCTGACCCGAGCTCATCCGCTGGCTGTATTGGCGTGTCAAAGGTCAGCAGCACAACAGAAGAAATTGCTCTCCTAAAAAGTGATTGTGAAGTCTCTGTCACACCAAAGAAAAACCCTTGCGAAAATAGCCATGCAAAAAAGGTTGAGGCTTCCAGTTCAGTGCTGTTACTTCATGATGAGGACTCCATGATGCGCACACTTTGCCATCTCGAGAGAATCCCAGATGCAATCAGCCCTTTAAGGAGTCCAATCCACCAAATGAAGACCAGTCATCTCGTTGTTCATGGAAAGCCCGGGCATGTCAAAAGCCTACAAAAAG AGTTCTCAAATACAGCTGATGAAGCCAACTCAAAGAAATTGGacttaaacaaagaaaacaaatatccaGCTTGTCctttaaaatatggaaaattATCAGAACTGCCGTCAAATCTTTCTGACACTGAACGAGAGGAAGGGAACATTTTAAGTGGTGGTGAGGAGTCGCATACACCCCCTAATGCAACCAAGAGCGTTAAGGTTGCAGAAAAACgcagaaataaagaaaaagttgTGGAGAGGAAATCAGAAGCAATGTGTTTTGCTTCAAAAGAAATGACTACAACAGGAAGTGTATCAACGCAAAGTCCAGGTAGTAAGAGCCGTTTTAAAACCGTTTGCCCAACATCAGCCAAAGCTCCTTTTTCAACAATAGAAGAAGTCATGGAAATGTTCACATCGGTTCGCTTGGAAATACGTAAAAAATACATGAAGCTTCACAAAACCTTTCCAAAGAAGAGTTTCTTTGGTGTAATGGAGAATTTCAGAGAGTCATTTGTGGAATGTGTGGATGGAGCCCATTTTGGTCATATATGCTGTCAGGCAATGGAGCTGAAATCAAAGCTGAAAGTAATAATTGCATCTGTGTTTAACAAAGTAGCAGACAATGGTATTGTAAAACGTATCTTTGACCAACAAGCTGTTGATCTGAAACAAAAGTTGTGGGTCTTTGTAGATAAGCAAGTTGACttcttgctcaaggacatttATATGACACTGAAGAGCCTGTGTAGACCACCTACAACTGAAGAAAAGATGTCCAGTGAAAGACTTTTAAGCTTGCCAAATGGGAAAACACAATCTCAACAAAAAGATTCAAAAGGTACTCCAAGCACCCAGAAACAAATGAAATCCTTTGCTCCGCCTTATGAAACAGGCCTTGGTAGCAGAGGCAAAGATATAAGAATTACTCatgcagaaaaagaaaacaattgtgcaCATACACAGAATTATGGCGATACTTATCCAGGAGTGGACTGTCTTTCTCCTAAAAAGCCTTTGGTGTCAGGGAAACTGAAAATGGCTTCTTTGGTGGCCCCTCAAAGCACATCTGTGCTTGACAAAAGTGACTTTGAACTACTCACAGAGCAGCAAACTACCAGTTTAACGTTCAACCTGGTAAGAGATTCTCAAATGGGAGAAATATTTAAGTGTCTCCTGCAAGGATCGGACTTACTTGaaaccagtggaataacagGAGAGAGCACATCATGGACTCTTGGTACTCCAAAGAAGAATGGAGAAAGACTCATCAGCATTACAACTCCAAATAAATTCGACTCTCAgtctacttttttttccccaaccaaATTTGATACTCCCTCCAAACTTATCGCTACATGGTCTAGTATTTCACCTTGGGAGATGTCACCACGGCCCAAAGATCAGGTCAGACCAAACCCAGCTCTACTTGATGAAAGCTGCTTATTAGAGGTTCCATCAGAGAATCAAGCAACACCGCAGTCCAGCTTCTTGTCACAGAGGGATTATTCTATTCTCACTGAAGATCTAGCAGTGTCCCTTACTATTCCATCACCTCTCAAGTCTGACAGCCACCTGAGCTTTCTCCAACCGTCTGGCATAACTACCGTATCCACCCCAGACAGTGTCATCAGTGCTCACATTAGTGAGGATGCTCTACTAGATGGTGAAGATGCTACTGAACAAGACATTCATCTGACCCTTGACACAGACAACTCTAGCCTTGAGTCTAGCAACAGTGTGGCCTCACAAGCAGCTGTGAATACTTTTGTGTTGAAGCCAGAATTGCCCATGCAGGCACTAGTGATGGAAAAGTCCAACGATCATTTCATTGTGAAGATTCGTCAGGGCACTAGACAGACAGATACAAATGAGAGCTTACGTCAAACACTAACAGAAAAAGATCATAATGCAGAAGATGTGGAAGCTCAGGAAAGCCAAGCAAAATATTTGTTCGACAAGATTAATAAACATACTCAGCCTTGCAATGTCATGCCTGCAAAATACCTCTCTGACCTTTCGGAAGACCCTGTAATGTGTCAAGATGAGACGAATGCTGTTGGTTCAACAGAAGATCATTTGAGACTCAAAGAAGAACCTTCACACTCAGACCATATGCCAACTCACTCAAAAGCTCGTGTGACCGAGGACTTAAACAATGTTGCTGATTCTCCAAaagctatttttaaaatgactccTTCCAAGGGAACTTTTCTTCAAAGCTGTAACCTTTCATTTGGGCAGAACATCAAAGCATCTCCTCTCTGTGTTACACTCCCGAATGATGAAAGCCCAAGTCCCACATTCCACATGGAGAAGCACAGTCCAAATCCCCTGTGTCCATCAGAAGCTATTCCTTCTGATTCACAGCCCAGTACTGTGCAAGGCAATAGTGAAAGCTCAAAAACAAATCAGATAAGCCATGTAGCTTCAAACCTTTCAGACTCGCAGAGTGAAATGGAGACATCAAGGTCAGACAAAATGGCGGAGGACACAAGTAGAGAGACAGGACAAGACAAAAAGGATtatgagaaaagtaaaaaacGGAAAAAGCACCATGAACAATCAAAAGCAAAGCGTTCAAGAAAAGATGACGAGAAACATATGGAACACCACGCACCCTTCAGCTTCAAAAAGGATGTTGACTCAAAATCCTTACCTTCATCCCCAAATAGTTTGTCTGCCATGAACGTCGTCAAGAAAAAGGGAGCTTTGGTCATAGCATGGACCAG AGATGAAGATCGAGCCATTCTTGTTGACctgaaaacaaaaggtgcttcACGCAAAACATTTGCTGCCTTGTCAGATAAGCTGAAGAAACCATCAGAGCAG GTTGCTCAGAGGTTTTACCATCTTATGAAGCTCTTCAAGAAGCAGGGAACTTTGAATACCTGA